Proteins encoded together in one Carya illinoinensis cultivar Pawnee chromosome 3, C.illinoinensisPawnee_v1, whole genome shotgun sequence window:
- the LOC122303956 gene encoding uncharacterized protein LOC122303956, with amino-acid sequence MAFLFYFFILFIFFFFFFFLLVDTLVLRRREILNLHSFHPTFTPPLLKTRAPLAQLHPEMPLPLSSATPLATPLPIPRMTLPLSSAAPHSRFIKCVTISDGAVGKTRYEASHLRNNDGDRKMGLDSTWTLIELKIYGNSCSQIVAVGVGFVFVVAFVYTEVREVQYFVVILVWKLNWCISFHSCMLSYSS; translated from the exons ATggcctttttgttttatttttttattctttttatttttttcttctttttctttttcttacttgTTGATACACTCGTTTTGAGGAGAAGGGAAATTTTGAATTTGCACTCATTTCATCCCACGTTCACCCCTCCTCTGCTAAAAACCCGTGCGCCCCTCGCCCAGCTCCATCCCGAGATGCCCCTCCCTCTGTCCAGCGCCACCCCACTAGCGACGCCCCTCCCTATACCCAGGATGACCCTCCCTCTATCCAGTGCCGCCCCTCATTCGAGGTTTATAAAATGTGTCACAATAAGCGACGGTGCCGTTGGCAAGACTA GATATGAAGCTTCTCATTTGAG AAATAATGATGGAGATCGAAAAATGGGATTGGACAGCACTTGGACACTTATAGAACTGAAGATTTATGGAAATAGTTGCAGCCAAATAGTCGCCGTGGGAGTTGGTTTTGTCTTTGTTGTTGCATTTGTTTACACTGAAGTTAGAGAAGTACAatactttgttgttattttagTTTGGAAACTGAACTGGTGTATTTCCTTTCATTCATGTATGTTGAGTTATTCTAGTTAA